A region of the Chloroflexota bacterium genome:
AACGAGACCGCGGTCAACTTGTTGAGTAGAAGGGCCGGCCGATGAGGCCCTGAGGACGAATGAGCAGCACGAGCACCATCACCCCAAAAGCGATGGCGTCCTCAAATCCCGAGCCAAAGACAAACCCGCCTGCCGCCTGCACGACGCCAAAGAGCAGCCCGCCCAGCACTGCCCCCCAGACATTGCCGACGCCGCCCAGGACCACGACCACGAACGATCGGAGGGTGTACGGATCGCCGATGGTGGGTGAGATCGGATAGACGATGGCGACGAGGACGCCGGCGGCGCCCGCGAACGCCGCGCCGATGGCGAACGTCATTGCGTACGTGTATCGGGGATTGATGCCGACCAGGCGCGCCGCCTCCTGATCGAGCCCAGTAGCGAGAATCGCGAGCCCGCCCCTGGTGTGATTCAGATACCAGGAGAGCGCGCCGGTGAGGGCGACCGCGATCGTCAGGGCAGCCAGACGGACGAACGGCACGATGATCGGACCGATGTGAAGGCCCGCGCTCCCATATGCGAGCTGCACCGTCCGCAGGCTCGGACTCCAGAGCTGGTATGCGACGTCGGTGACTACCAGCGAAATGCCGAAGAAGAGCAGCAGCGTCATCAGAAGCGGCGCGCGAAGGATCTGGTTCACCAGCAGCCACTGCGTGGCGAACCCCAGCGCAAACAGCGCCGCCATCGCAATCGGGAGGGCCAGGAACGGGTCGACATGCCACAAGGTGAAGCACCAGAACACGACGTAGGCGCCGAGCATGATGAAGGAGCCGTGCGCGAGGTTGACGAGATTCATGATCCCCCAGACCAGCGAAAACCCCACGGCCGCCGCCGCATAGAGTCCGCCGAGGAGGAGCCCGTTTACCAGCGTCTGCCCGACGCCGATCACGCGGCCACCAGCCGTCGCATCCGGCTACTTGCGGAGCAGGCGTGCTTCAACGCTGACCCCACGAGGGCGTCGGGTATCGGACCGATGCTTCCGCGATGTCTGACGGCCACACGGTCTTCAGCTTCCCATCCTGGATCTGCTGGACCACCATTGGCTTGTAGACGTTGAGGCCGCGCTCATCGAACTTGATCTGTCCGTAGAACGTCATCGCATCGAGGTTCGCCAGCGCGTTTCGGACAGCGGACGGGTCAATGGAACCCGCCTTCTCAATGGCGAGCTGCAAGGCGACGCCCGCGGCCGTGCCATCGGCCGCGTGGTAGTCCGGCGCGCTTCCGAACCGCTTTGTGTACAGGTCGTTGTAGTTCTTTGGAGTCTTGAAGATGTCGACGCCCTCGTATTTCGCCGTGTCTGTCCATTGCGAGCTGGCTACCACGTCCTCAGCATCCCTCCCGAGTCCCTGGATGAAGTCCGGGGTGGTGGGGCCCACGGTAAAGGCGAAGAGCTTGGGGCTGTAGTCCAGCTCCTTCGCGGCCTTCATGATCGCCAGGCTCTCCGCGAGGTGGCCGGAGTTCAGGAGCATTTCCGCTCCGGAGTTCTTCGCGATGGTGACCTCGTTCGAGAGGTCCGTGGCGTTCGCCGGGTACTTCTCGTATGCCGCGACCGAGATGCCCTGCTGGTTGGCGATGTCCTGGGCGCCGTCCGCCACTTCTACGGAGAAGGCATCGTTCGCCGAGAGGATGGCAACGGATGCTGGCTTTGGGTTCTGCCCAGCCGCCATCTCAACCATGACAGCCGCATACTTCTTGGCAGGGCTCAGCACGCCAAACGTGTACTTGTAACCGTGGCTGAAGATGGACTCGGCCGCTCCATTCCCCTCTACCATGACCACCTGGTTCTTTTCGGCGATTGGCGCGTCCTGGTTGGTCGCCGCCGTTCCGTAGGGGCCGAGGAGGAGCTTGACGCCGTCCTGCGTGATCAGGCGATCGGTGAGCTGCGCGCTTCGCTGCGCATCGCTCCCGTCGTCGTAGTACTTGATCTCGACCTTATACGTCTTGCCGCCGGCCTTGATTCCGCCAGCCTGATTTACCGCCTCCGCCCAGAGGTCATACCCATTCTTGGTCAGTACCCCCTCGGCGGCGGCCGATCCCGTGATGCCAAGCGGAGCGCCGATGACCAGCGTGTCCGTTCCGGCGCCGCCACCTCCCGATGAGCTGACCGAAGCATTCGCGCAGGCGGACGCCATTCCGATCACGATTGCCATGAGCACCGGTGTCATTGCTCGTCGATACAACGCACCCTCCCTGTATTCACGCCTCTGCCATCATTTTGCCTCTGCATACTGGACAACGGCGGGATGCCGGAGACGCGCTCGATACGGCTTCCCGCCCACCGTGACCGCGACCGAGCGACCACGCAAGAGGTCGACCCGCAGCGTTCCGCTCGCCGGTTCGAGGGAGACCCGCAGGTGGCGACCACGCCACTGAACGGGGAAAGCCAGCGTTCCCCAGTGCGCCGGCACGTGGGGATCGATGGACAGCCCGTCCGCTCGGAACCGGACTCCAGCGAAGCCGAAGACGATCGCCTGCCACAGCCCGCCCAGCGCGCCGATGTGCACACCGTGGGCGGCGTTTCCGAATGTGTCCTCCAGATCGATGTTCGCGGCCTCCGTGAAGTAGCGGTCAGCGAGGTCCAGGTCTCCGAGCCGAGCGGCCATTAGCGCGTGTATCGCTGGCGAGAGCGAGCTTCCGTGACCGCATCGGACTTCGTAGAAGTAGAACGTGTCGCGCTGAACCTCGGCCGAAAACCAGTCTCCCAGCAGGCACAGGAGCATCACCGCGTCAGCTTGCTTGTGCACCTGCGCGCGCTGGGTGAGCTCTCTTCCCAGTAGTACGTCCATCGGCTCGCGCCGATTTGGATAATCACGGGGGAAGATCGGCTTGAGCTGAAAGAAGCCGGCGAACTGCTCGATGATGGTGCCATTCGGGTCGAAATCGAGCGTCATATTCGACGCGACGGATGACCACGTCTCGACCTCGCGATCGGAGATCGAGATCTTCCGGCGCAAACCGCTCCACCAGTGCGGCCACCGTGCCCCCAGGGTGCGGGCGATCTCGACGCCGCGCTCCAGATTCCAACGTGCCATGCCGTTCGTGTACGCGTTGTCGTCGATCGCCTCGTGGTACTCGTCCGGGCCAACGACGCGGCGAATATGCCAGCGGTTGTCCGCCTCGAGCGTCGCGCGGCTCGCCCAGAATCGCGCGGTCTCGAGCAGAATCTCTGCCCCAGCGTCTTGGAAGAATCCGTCATCGCCGGTCGACTGCCAGTACTGCCATACGGCGAACGCAACATCGGCGCTGATGTGGATCTCCTGCT
Encoded here:
- a CDS encoding branched-chain amino acid ABC transporter permease produces the protein MIGVGQTLVNGLLLGGLYAAAAVGFSLVWGIMNLVNLAHGSFIMLGAYVVFWCFTLWHVDPFLALPIAMAALFALGFATQWLLVNQILRAPLLMTLLLFFGISLVVTDVAYQLWSPSLRTVQLAYGSAGLHIGPIIVPFVRLAALTIAVALTGALSWYLNHTRGGLAILATGLDQEAARLVGINPRYTYAMTFAIGAAFAGAAGVLVAIVYPISPTIGDPYTLRSFVVVVLGGVGNVWGAVLGGLLFGVVQAAGGFVFGSGFEDAIAFGVMVLVLLIRPQGLIGRPFYSTS
- a CDS encoding amino acid ABC transporter substrate-binding protein codes for the protein MYRRAMTPVLMAIVIGMASACANASVSSSGGGGAGTDTLVIGAPLGITGSAAAEGVLTKNGYDLWAEAVNQAGGIKAGGKTYKVEIKYYDDGSDAQRSAQLTDRLITQDGVKLLLGPYGTAATNQDAPIAEKNQVVMVEGNGAAESIFSHGYKYTFGVLSPAKKYAAVMVEMAAGQNPKPASVAILSANDAFSVEVADGAQDIANQQGISVAAYEKYPANATDLSNEVTIAKNSGAEMLLNSGHLAESLAIMKAAKELDYSPKLFAFTVGPTTPDFIQGLGRDAEDVVASSQWTDTAKYEGVDIFKTPKNYNDLYTKRFGSAPDYHAADGTAAGVALQLAIEKAGSIDPSAVRNALANLDAMTFYGQIKFDERGLNVYKPMVVQQIQDGKLKTVWPSDIAEASVRYPTPSWGQR